caaTTGTTGAAACATTTCTGACCGGAATGAATCCTGGAGACGAAGAGTTCCCTAAATCTCCTCCTAAACCGGACACTGACATCGTTGATTGTCCTTCGACCCAATCAGTGACGGCACCGTTTTCTTCACCGCCCTTAATGGATTCTCTACTTATTGACTCTACATTGATGGAATTCAAGGCGTTCGATACGAGCCCATCGGGCGGCGAGCGGGTTCCGGCAACTATCAGTGGCGCAGAAGAGAACATTGGGGTGCCTCAGCCGATGGAATGCTTGCAGGGGAACCCGATACCGCCTTTCCTGTCTAAGACGTTCGATTTGGTGGAGGATCGATCCTTGGACCCGATAATCTCCTGGGGATCTACTGGGGAGAGCTTCATTGTTTGGGACCCTGTGGAGTTCGCGAGGCTTGTACTGCCAAGGAATTTCAAGCACAACAATTTTTCCAGTTTTGTGCGCCAGCTTAATACTTATGTGGGTATTGCATTAACCCACACAGCGCCTGTATCTGGTTGCTGTGTCATCTGTATGTAGATACtgtttgttcttatttttgtaatatttttgttgttgttgttttgctTTTTGTTTATTGGAGGTTGGCATGTAATTGATTTATTGATCCTGTAACCGTAGATGATGTAAATTTTGAGAACATGGGCATGTAAATGGAATATGTAAAGATATTCTTGATGTAACCGGTAATTGCTAATCTATTGTACGAGACTTTTGTATTAAAAATCACCTTGATTGGAAGTGCCATCAGATTTTTATGTCATTTTGGATTTGATTTACAGGTAATAAATATAACTGGCTGCTGTTGCTGTTTATGTTGATCTAACTCTTATGTTCTGATTATCTGTTGTTGAATGTAATGAGTTCATTTTTGTACTGGATTGATCTCTAGAATGTTCATGTTGGGGGCACAATGGTATTTGAGTTAAGCATGTCTGAATTTTATTGTAATCTTATAATGTTCTCTctaagagagacagagaagcTTCTTCGTTCGCCTGCTGATATTTAAGAACATGTTTTCGGTTCTTCATGTGGTCAACGAAAGAACATTCTCCACTCTGGTTATGTAGTGCAGTTGGGAGATGCATTTCCAGCAGGTAGAATTTCAGGTTCCAGTACAACATAAAATTATTTAGCTGCTTTATATAATTTTACGTGCTATCTGAGCTTTTCTCTTCGTGATTTCAAAAGCCAGCTATGTGATATACAGATTATCTAGGTGGTGGATTGCTCCTCCTGCGCATAAAAATTGGGCTTCAACTTTGCCTTGTGTGACGATCTCATTTATTGCACTAATGGtcaacttttttcttttgttattggACGATTTATTTCTTCAGCACTCATTCTGAGTTATTTTGGCTGCTGTAATTAGGGGTTCCGCAAGACTGACACTGATAGATGGGAGTTTGCCAATGAAGCATTTCAACGTGGCAAGCGGCATCTACtgaagaacatgcaaaggcGCAAGTCACCTCAGTCCCAGCAGGTGGGGAGCTATCTTGGGAAGTCTTCAGAGGCAGAGAAGTTCAGATTGGAAGGGGATGTAGAGAGACTGAGAAAGGAGAGGAGTATGATGATGCAGGAGGTTAAAGAACTGCAACAGCAAAACCAAGGGACAGTCCAACATGTGGAAGCAGTGAATAAGAGGCTTCTGGCAGCAGAGCAGAGACAGAAGCAGATGCTTTCATTCTTGGCGAAGCTGTTTCAGAACCCAGCTTTCTTAGCCCGCCTTCGTCAAAAGGGAGAACCAGAAAGTCTCGGTTCTCCTAGGATGAGGAGGCAGTTTGTTAAACACCAGCAACATGAACCAGGCCAATCAGATGCATTCTTGGAAGGGCAGATTGTGAAGTACAGACCTGAGGGGCAAAACCTTCCCATGTCTCCTATGCTTCCCGGTTTCAATCCATTTGCTGTCAAAGAGTCATCTGAATTTTACTTACAAGGTACAGACAGGATGGGTTCTGGTGTAGAAAGCATTCCATATCAAATTGAGAATGTTGAATCAGATGAACTAGCCATGCCAGGGGAGTTGCAGGTACCAAAGGGATTTATGAGAACCCCAGAACCCTTTAAAGAAGGCACGTCAAGTTTTGGAACTGAAGATCCACATTTTAAAGGGAAGAATGTGATGAGCACTGAACAAGAGTTTAGTCCCGAGTATTTTCCTGAGTTCTCATCTCCTGGAACTGAAAGCATCATTAAACAAGAGGATGTATGGAGCATGGGTTTTCACACCAGTGCTGGTATGTCTAGCTCTAGTACCGAGTTATGGAGTAATCTAGTCAGCTACGATACGCCTGAGTTGGGGCTGACAAGCGAGCTAACAGATATCTGGAATTTAGGTCCTATACAAGCAGCTGGAGGTGCTGCCATTGAGAAATGGCCAGCTGTTGAAAACCCCTTCAATGAACCTGAGAGCCATTCTGGCCAGCAAAAAGATGATAGATCTAAGAGTACAGATCCATAGGGCACCATTTACTTACTTTGGCACTTGCTTTCCGTTTGGATTTTACTTGTTCTAGGTTATGGCATCAATCCACTGAACATTTGTTATAATATATGATTGATTCTTCTCTGGTTATAAAATTTCATTCTTTCTAAATCTGATATCCTATTATTTCTATTGGCGGAATTTTCCCCTGACCTGCCATAGGTTTGAATCCTGCCACCTTTCTTGTGATATATCCATCTTTCAGTTGTTTAGTGAGCCGTGCTATCTTATCAGGTGCAAATTGAACGAGTATTGCGTGTTTTCTTGCTAACAAATACTGCTCAAGTTGTGATCCTTGCAGGTGTACCCAATCAGACAAAGGATTATACTAGTCTGGTCCGGTTTGGACACCTTGAGGGCTCAGCAATATTACAAGGTGCTAGATGAAAGGCTTCTGGTAAGACATTACAATTGATTAATCTTGTTTTGTGTTTCTTAGGTTTAGAAAGCATTACCTTACTATTGGGACTCTGATTCCATGTAGTTTTTACATTACGTAAATGCATCTACAAATTTATCCCCAGTCggatacaaataaaatatttggctAGCCTTTTCTAAGGAGCTCAGAGGTAAAAAAATATGGATCATAATCACTTCCAGAGAAATCAGGTCAATGCATCTCTCTGAGTTAGTTGGAGAGGAACGAACCATATCCGAATAGTCTGTTAAGTAGGAGGAGCTCAGGTCAGTTAAGAAGGCCGATAGACATTGTAGTCattgaagaaagaaagattGTAGTCGGGAGGAATCAATGAATCTgatttatatttgaaaattaccAGGGAATTTTGATTGACACATCCTTTTGCAAGTCTGCTTTGCTGCATATATATACTTTTCTTTTCCCTGGAAATTTGTCCAACTGCAGCTTATTCACGCCAGGTGCTGATTCCGGTGATATCTTGGACACATCTTGTTGGGAACACCACTTCTCTGAGATGGTTATATCAGCCGACCTTGATGAAACTAAACGGATGGCCGCGAGGTTTTGGAGCAGCCTCTTGCCAATTATAGTGTATTTGCTACTCTTTTCTGTTTCTCGGAGTACATGCTCTAATGGTCTTTTCTGATCATCCTTGTATAAATAATCATGCGATGAAGAATCATCTTTTGTATAATCAACACTCTTCTGAACCTCTGTTTTGTACTGATTAAAACGTCGCCATTTAGGAATAGATCCCAACCCGCAAACCCGGTAGGGTTTAACCATTTGTACTGATGCCTAGTATTATTTGAATCATTACTTGAAGAGAAATGAAATCTTGGTTCAAAATTAAAGTGCTGCGAGTGTTTCCAATCTTTTCAACTTGGCAAGTCCAGTGCAACCCTGAATCTCTCTCCTGCGTCTTCCAATTGCTTgcaatagaaatagaaatagcTCTGACACAAATTTCGACTAAAAGACATCAAACCATGAAAAAATAGCTGTTGAGAAACGGCCACCatcaaacaagaaaattcaAAGGGATAAGCTAAAAGCTGTTTAATCCAGAAAAAGTTAATAGAAACAAGACTTAGGGCCACTATGATTCCtcttacacaaaaacataaggGACTCGATGAACAGAAGCTGCGAGAGGGATCTAGGTCAGGGATCTCAACTCTCCATCCCCATCAATTTCGCCCTTTTAATTTAATACGAAAATGCAGTAATGTAAAAGCCGAAGTACAAAATGGCATTCAAGAGCCCAATACAACACCCGTGCACATTTCTAGATCTATTTGccttcttttgctttttttgaTGGGCGCTCCTCaggcttcttcttcatcttagATTCGCGTTCACGTCGCTCTCGCTTCTCTCCTTTAGCTTTGTCAATTACCACCATTTCTTGAAGCTGAGTTCCACAAAAATCGTTCAGAAAGAAATTGTTCAACAAACCATTATTGATAGTGGTAAAAATTGGTCTTTGGGAGCAAAACCCCAAAATTGTTAAACTGAAAATGAGGTTTAAAAGTTTGCTGTACTTCCAGAACATATGCTTGACATAACATTATAAAGTGAATACTCTTTTCTTACCTTCTGTTCAGGAATGTAAACCCTTCCAATCTTCCCTTCTATGACATCTTTGCTAACATTTTTcacctgcaaaaaaaaaaaaaaggcccacGCATTAGTATGCGTTTCACCCCATTTCTATGTAGTAAACCAGCTTTTTTCCAAGGGTAGGAGGGGGCCCCAATCGTGACCTTCTTAGGATGCTGATCTTTAGCTGTTTTCATAGCTTCTTTCTTTAGGCTGTCATTAGGAAGACGATGACGACGAACCACCAAATCCATGGAAGGACCAATTTCTACCAGTTCCATCCTTGGAACTATTGTTCCAGACTTCTTTAGCCGTAGTGCACAGTGTGTAAGGAACACTCTATTTGGAGATATAGCTGTACAAACATAAGCACGGTCTATCCCAGCGAGATTTAAGTTTTCAGCAACCTGCACAAACCATGATTCTCG
The window above is part of the Tripterygium wilfordii isolate XIE 37 chromosome 3, ASM1340144v1, whole genome shotgun sequence genome. Proteins encoded here:
- the LOC119995093 gene encoding heat stress transcription factor A-3-like isoform X1, producing the protein MNPGDEEFPKSPPKPDTDIVDCPSTQSVTAPFSSPPLMDSLLIDSTLMEFKAFDTSPSGGERVPATISGAEENIGVPQPMECLQGNPIPPFLSKTFDLVEDRSLDPIISWGSTGESFIVWDPVEFARLVLPRNFKHNNFSSFVRQLNTYGFRKTDTDRWEFANEAFQRGKRHLLKNMQRRKSPQSQQVGSYLGKSSEAEKFRLEGDVERLRKERSMMMQEVKELQQQNQGTVQHVEAVNKRLLAAEQRQKQMLSFLAKLFQNPAFLARLRQKGEPESLGSPRMRRQFVKHQQHEPGQSDAFLEGQIVKYRPEGQNLPMSPMLPGFNPFAVKESSEFYLQGTDRMGSGVESIPYQIENVESDELAMPGELQVPKGFMRTPEPFKEGTSSFGTEDPHFKGKNVMSTEQEFSPEYFPEFSSPGTESIIKQEDVWSMGFHTSAGMSSSSTELWSNLVSYDTPELGLTSELTDIWNLGPIQAAGGAAIEKWPAVENPFNEPESHSGQQKDDRSKSTDP
- the LOC119995093 gene encoding heat stress transcription factor A-3-like isoform X2 is translated as MWSTKEHSPLWLCSAVGRCISSRLSRWWIAPPAHKNWASTLPCVTISFIALMGFRKTDTDRWEFANEAFQRGKRHLLKNMQRRKSPQSQQVGSYLGKSSEAEKFRLEGDVERLRKERSMMMQEVKELQQQNQGTVQHVEAVNKRLLAAEQRQKQMLSFLAKLFQNPAFLARLRQKGEPESLGSPRMRRQFVKHQQHEPGQSDAFLEGQIVKYRPEGQNLPMSPMLPGFNPFAVKESSEFYLQGTDRMGSGVESIPYQIENVESDELAMPGELQVPKGFMRTPEPFKEGTSSFGTEDPHFKGKNVMSTEQEFSPEYFPEFSSPGTESIIKQEDVWSMGFHTSAGMSSSSTELWSNLVSYDTPELGLTSELTDIWNLGPIQAAGGAAIEKWPAVENPFNEPESHSGQQKDDRSKSTDP